The genomic window CGCCACAGCAATTTGCCGTTAGCGGCATCGACGCCCACCAATGCGTTGCCCAACAGTTGCACGTACTGCCGCACGCCAGCCGCTTCGCTGATCACAATCGAAGCGTAGCCCGCGCCGTCGTCGATGGGACTGGCCCAGATCTCTTTGCCGGTCATTTTGTCCAGGGCGACGATCGTGGCGACGGGGCCGCCGGGCGTGCAGATGACTCGATCGCCATCGACCAGCGGGGATTCGCTGTAGCCCCAACCGCTCATCATCTTGCCTTCCCAATCGGAAAACTTGCGGCTCCAAAGCTCCGAACCATCGTCGCGTCGGAGGCACACGATGCGACCATCGCTGGACACGACGTAGAGTCGATCGCTATCGATCGTGGGGGTGCTGCGACTGCCTTCATAACCGTGTTTGGGTGGTTCTTCGGTGACCGCGGTTTTCCACAACCGCTTGCCATTGGCGGCGTCGAATGCGGTGACGGCTTGCCCATCGTCAAAATTGCCCGTGGTGTAAATCTTGCCATCGGCCACGCTGACGCTGGCATAGCCGCCGCCCAAGCCCTCGGCCATCCAAACCAGCGGCGGACCGTCGGCGGACCAGTTGGTGTACAGATTGGTTTCGGTCGATCGGTTGGTGCGGTCCGGGCCCCGCCACTGCGGCCAATCGGCGGCGTGGGCGGTGGTCGCGGCCAAGGCGATTCCCAAACAAACGGTCAACAATCGTCGATGCATTACAATCAAACCTGTCAGTAGCGGTGCAAGGTTAAGCGGGCAAGCGGTGCCTACTAGCCTAACCGATCCGAGAGCGTAAGGCATCTGATTGAGGGTTGAGGCGATTTGTCTTTTGAGATTTGAGATTTGAGATTTGAGATTTGAGATTTGAGATCTGAGATTTGAGATCTGAGATCTGAGATTTGAGATCTGAGATCTGAGATTTGAGATTTG from Roseimaritima ulvae includes these protein-coding regions:
- a CDS encoding PQQ-binding-like beta-propeller repeat protein, with protein sequence MHRRLLTVCLGIALAATTAHAADWPQWRGPDRTNRSTETNLYTNWSADGPPLVWMAEGLGGGYASVSVADGKIYTTGNFDDGQAVTAFDAANGKRLWKTAVTEEPPKHGYEGSRSTPTIDSDRLYVVSSDGRIVCLRRDDGSELWSRKFSDWEGKMMSGWGYSESPLVDGDRVICTPGGPVATIVALDKMTGKEIWASPIDDGAGYASIVISEAAGVRQYVQLLGNALVGVDAANGKLLWRYRRVANSTANIPTPIAVGNHIFTSTAYNTGSALLKLTADGSGGVQAKEVYWLGSKELQNKHGGMVLVGKHIYCGHGNGNGLPICVDITTGETAWGPERAPGKGESAITYADGHVIFRRENGTVLLVRATPEKFDVVREFMPAFQQGKSWAHPVVANGRLYLRENDKLMAYKL